The following proteins are encoded in a genomic region of Brachypodium distachyon strain Bd21 chromosome 1, Brachypodium_distachyon_v3.0, whole genome shotgun sequence:
- the LOC100832296 gene encoding uncharacterized protein LOC100832296 — protein sequence MAAMQSGNDDLVTKLLHAYDEEDERGLVHGADLDDIFHILGANKERILRALAPEAEKKAELPEGEKKEELPEVERKAELPELLRNIDLAHRQWKERSTQQQQPASSKKKAMAIASVMSDCNPFKSKPSSSPTPPQQDAGAGSGPAISLEDLLKQTKEILGNAGLKEETVYYEWTTSYVDESRIYGWEEDAGNVVDALVGAVNEEEDDQVLFRAAGIAGIHGSGKTALAQKVFVHDRVKDAFPLRLWVCVGPPDHFDRFCLLYRMLDNLGLDTGKLESIVDSAAVVVNAGADEHRRTEAKIGVLLFVLYTTLYKTGYLIVFDDIRAHGGDGGWYSNLTLNPPKDGEWYERLAYGLPKARKSAVLVTCRREEDARIMVRTGGVFRPPEMGVEEGWRLFKREYEAAKKKKEASGWSWKEEEDKLYKELEEMKTEIVGKCLGLPVAIIEAAKGFSVLEHQPGGEDDVAGPAEVKVRGVEEEETSKIQVAQTTPTEPAD from the coding sequence ATGGCGGCGATGCAGAGCGGCAATGATGATCTGGTGACGAAGCTGCTCCACGCCTACGATGAGGAGGACGAACGTGGCCTTGTTCACGGGGCAGACCTGGACGACATCTTCCACATCCTCGGCGCCAACAAGGAGAGGATCCTCCGAGCTTTGGCGCCGGAGGCTGAGAAGAAAGCAGAGCTGCCggagggggagaagaaggaggagctgccggaggtggagaggaaggCGGAGCTGCCGGAGCTGCTGCGCAACATCGACTTAGCGCACCGGCAATGGAAGGAGCGCTccacgcagcagcagcagcctgcgtcgagcaagaagaaggccaTGGCCATAGCGTCGGTGATGAGCGACTGCAACCCTTTCAAGTCCAAACCATCTTCATCGCCGACACCGCCGCAGcaggacgccggcgccggatcAGGGCCGGCGATCTCCCTGGAGGACTTGCTGAAGCAGACCAAGGAGATCCTCGGCAACGCCGGTTTGAAGGAGGAGACGGTGTACTACGAGTGGACGACGAGCTACGTGGACGAGAGCCGGATCTACGGCTGGGAGGAGGACGCGGGCAATGTAGTCGACGccctcgtcggcgccgtcaacgaagaagaagacgaccaAGTGCTGTTCAGGGCGGCGGGCATTGCCGGGATCCACGGCAGCGGGAAGACGGCTTTGGCGCAGAAGGTGTTCGTCCACGACCGCGTCAAGGACGCCTTCCCGCTCCGGCTCTGGGTCTGTGTCGGCCCGCCGGACCACTTTGACCGCTTCTGCCTCCTCTACCGGATGCTCGACAACCTCGGCCTCGACACCGGCAAGCTCGAGTCCATCGTcgactccgccgccgtcgtcgtcaacgccggcgccgacgaacACCGCAGGACCGAGGCCAAGATCGGCGTGCTGCTCTTCGTGCTCTACACGACGTTGTACAAGACCGGGTACCTCATCGTGTTCGACGACATCAGGGCGCACGGCGGTGACGGCGGGTGGTACAGCAACCTGACGCTGAACCCGCCGAAAGACGGCGAGTGGTACGAGCGGCTGGCGTACGGCTTGCCCAAGGCGAGGAAGAGCGCGGTGCTTGTGACATGCCGCCGGGAGGAGGACGCGAGGATCATGGTGCGCACCGGCGGCGTGTTCCGGCCGCCGGAGATGGGGGTGGAGGAAGGGTGGAGGCTTTTCAAGCGGGAGTATGaggcggcgaagaagaagaaggaggcgaGCGGGTGGAGctggaaggaggaagaagacaagcTGTACAAGGAGCTGGAGGAAATGAAGACGGAGATCGTCGGCAAGTGCCTCGGCCTGCCCGTCGCCATTATCGAGGCCGCCAAGGGCTTCTCCGTCCTCGAGCATCAGCCTGGTGGAGAAGATGATGTCGCCGGGCCGGCGGAGGTGAAGGTTagaggggtggaggaggaggagacgagcaAGATCCAAGTTGCTCAGACGACGCCCACGGAGCCAGCTGATTAA
- the LOC104581755 gene encoding uncharacterized protein LOC104581755 isoform X2, producing the protein MLLSRPSSPRRPLHLLLQRPRAALFGLPATQKVLAEAAALEGGSPAAVFNWENTVDAEMVYMDVADEPALRRQPNGVPKGIGLGARNLFDDLQKQTVKVIASIVMFERRLTLKGMLQWKRQMCYIRKPWREEKVFHLL; encoded by the exons ATGCTGCTGTCCCGCCCGTCCTCGCCGCGTCGACCACTCCACCTCCTGCTGCAGCGCCCACGCGCCGCCCTATTCGGCTTGCCGGCCACGCAGAAGGTTCTTGCCGAAGCGGCGGCCTTGGAAGGCGGCTCGCCGGCTGCAGTGTTCAACTGGGAGAACACCGTTGATGCGGAGATGGTGTACATGGATGTGGCCGACGAGCCAGCACTGCGCCGGCAGCCCAACGGCGTGCCGAAGGGCATAGGGCTGGGCGCCCGCAACCTGTTCGACGATTTGCAGAAACAGACG GTCAAGGTCATTGCAAGCATAGTAATGTTCGAGCGAAGGCTTACTCTGAAGGGTATGTTACAATGGAAAAGACAGATGTGCTACATTAGGAAGCCTT GGCGGGAAGAAAAGGTCTTCCATTTATTATGA
- the LOC104581755 gene encoding uncharacterized protein LOC104581755 isoform X1 encodes MLLSRPSSPRRPLHLLLQRPRAALFGLPATQKVLAEAAALEGGSPAAVFNWENTVDAEMVYMDVADEPALRRQPNGVPKGIGLGARNLFDDLQKQTVKVIASIVMFERRLTLKGMLQWKRQMCYIRKPCYFPFFLLNISKHGPIFTTLHPGVFM; translated from the exons ATGCTGCTGTCCCGCCCGTCCTCGCCGCGTCGACCACTCCACCTCCTGCTGCAGCGCCCACGCGCCGCCCTATTCGGCTTGCCGGCCACGCAGAAGGTTCTTGCCGAAGCGGCGGCCTTGGAAGGCGGCTCGCCGGCTGCAGTGTTCAACTGGGAGAACACCGTTGATGCGGAGATGGTGTACATGGATGTGGCCGACGAGCCAGCACTGCGCCGGCAGCCCAACGGCGTGCCGAAGGGCATAGGGCTGGGCGCCCGCAACCTGTTCGACGATTTGCAGAAACAGACG GTCAAGGTCATTGCAAGCATAGTAATGTTCGAGCGAAGGCTTACTCTGAAGGGTATGTTACAATGGAAAAGACAGATGTGCTACATTAGGAAGCCTTGCTACTTCCCTTTTTTTCTGCTGAATATATCAAAACATGGGCCAATATTTACTACTTTGCATCCTGGAGTATTCATGTAA
- the LOC100832608 gene encoding uncharacterized protein LOC100832608 yields MGGFTPPIPQDDSDWEIRVAVLLSLLLQVFLIFFGPVRKRSSNPATRFLVWSCYLLADWVADLALGLLLNNMGNIGGSHSSSSSSSSSGNSTSTFTTMHVTGKRGGNLPPSSSTDSGSSSPIIFAFWTPFLLLHLGGPDTITAYSLEDNELWLRHLIGLLFELFSASVIFFCSLKGNTMIPATVVMFVVGILKYGERTYSLYSGSVDGFREKILDDPDPGPNYAKLMTEFDAKEKAGLSVQIVITGNDKDAKQALTALEEDETNRLVMNTNKSPEAQAFDFFRIFRRLFVNLILSDKERKTSQAYFLLRDDIKFTDAFQVIEIELNFIYDMVYTKAPVAHSRFGLGYVLRFIGSACIVSALLIFFFHGKDGFLHIDVAITYALLIGGVALDAAALAMLLSSHRMLVSLEKIRRLAWLARAIRSTRPQLRRWSGRTSQLNLVSCCLGKPDPYRKGGMFRRYGSPKVIRALTKVAEKLHVREVFDDFFFIRRESLCSREGGEKNPHLEFIFEGLKKRAMEAKSKRYNKMKETCSSRGKGVLEGHRKEIEERLMEMTQQTREGKDDKVIKEKFEEKLAILMDSVDADKEFDESLLLWHIATDLCGHTLNEKTVLNEDTEKNIKPIGETLSEYMLYLLIKQPEMLSATAGIGLLRYRDTCAEAKRFFESAAAYDPNHDDARRMLLKVNTTKKPSEVKGDRCKSVLFDAVILAKVLRELDAQLMWKVVANVWAEMLTYAAGKCRGSTHVRQLSRGGELITLVWFLMAHMGLGDMYQIHAGDAKAKLIVRDQ; encoded by the exons ATGGGAGGGTTCACGCCGCCGATCCCGCAGGACGACAGCGACTGGGAGATCCGGGTGGCGGTGCTGCtgagcctcctcctccaggtgTTCCTCATCTTCTTTGGCCCCGTCCGCAAGCGCTCCTCCAACCCGGCCACCCGCTTCCTCGTCTGGTCCTGCTACCTCCTCGCCGACTGGGTCGCCGACCTcgccctcggcctcctcctcaacAACATGGGCAACATCGGCGGCtcccactcctcctcctcttcctcctccagctccggcaactccacctccaccttcaccaccatgcACGTCACCGGGAAGCGCGGTGGCAATCTCCCCCCGAGCTCCAGCACcgacagcggcagcagcagccccatCATCTTCGCCTTCTGgacccccttcctcctccttcacctCGGCGGCCCCGACACCATCACCGCCTACTCGCTCGAGGACAACGAGCTCTGGCTCCGCCACCTCATCGGCCTCCTCTTCGAGCTCTTCTCCGCCTCCGTCATCTTCTTCTGCTCCCTCAAGGGGAACACCATGATCCCGGCCACCGTCGTCATGTTCGTCGTCGGGATACTCAAGTACGGCGAGCGCACCTACTCGCTCTACTCCGGCAGCGTCGACGGCTTCCGGGAGAAGATCCTCGACGACCCCGACCCCGGGCCTAACTACGCCAAGCTCATGACCGAGTTCGACGCCAAGGAGAAGGCCGGCCTGTCCGTCCAGATCGTCATCACCGGCAATGACAAGGACGCCAAGCAAGCCCTCACCGCGCTCGAGGAAGATGAGACCAACCGCCTCGTCATGAATACAAACAAGTCGCCCGAGGCGCAG GCGTTCGACTTCTTCCGCATATTTCGTAGGCTCTTCGTCAACCTCATCCTaagcgacaaggagcgcaagACCAGTCAGGCCTACTTCCTCTTACGCGACGACATCAAATTCACCGATGCCTTCCAGGTCATCGAGATCGAGCTCAACTTCATCTATGACATGGTGTACACAAAGGCCCCGGTGGCGCATAGCAGGTTCGGGCTCGGCTACGTGCTCCGCTTCATCGGCTCTGCGTGCATCGTCTCGGCGCTCCTCATCTTCTTTTTCCATGGCAAGGATGGCTTCCTACACATCGACGTCGCCATCACGTATGCCCTGCTCATCGGCGGCGTGGCGCTTGATGCCGCCGCGCTTGCCATGCTTCTGTCATCGCACAGGATGCTTGTATCCCTCGAGAAGATACGGAGGCTGgcttggctggcccgggccaTCCGATCGACTCGGCCGCAGCTCCGGCGATGGTCTGGGAGGACCTCACAGCTGAACCTTGTCAGCTGCTGCTTGGGGAAGCCGGACCCTTATAGGAAGGGCGGTATGTTCCGCCGCTACGGAAGCCCCAAGGTGATCCGGGCGCTGACCAAGGTCGCCGAGAAGCTGCACGTCAGGGAGGTGTTCGACGACTTCTTCTTCATCCGCCGTGAGAGCCTCTGCTCCAGGGAGGGGGGTGAGAAGAACCCCCACCTTGAATTCATTTTCGAGGGGCTCAAGAAGAGGGCCATGGAAGCCAAGAGCAAGCGTTACAACAAAATGAAGGAGACGTGCAGCTCTCGCGGCAAGGGAGTCCTCGAGGGGCATCGTAAGGAGATCGAGGAGAGGCTTATGGAAATGACACAACAAACCCGCGAGGGCAAGGACGACAAGGTCATCAAAGAAAAGTTTGAAGAAAAGCTCGCCATCCTCATGGACAGCGTCGATGCGGATAAGGAGTTCGACGAGTCCCTGCTGCTGTGGCACATCGCCACAGACCTATGCGGCCACACGCTAAACGAGAAAACCGTGCTGAACGAGGATACGGAGAAAAACATAAAGCCGATCGGCGAGACCTTGTCAGAGTACATGTTGTACCTGCTGATCAAGCAGCCGGAGATGttgtcggcgacggcgggcaTTGGGCTACTCCGGTATCGGGACACATGCGCGGAGGCGAAGCGGTTCTTCGAGTCGGCAGCGGCGTATGACCCTAACCACGACGACGCGCGGAGGATGCTGCTGAAGGTGAACACGACAAAGAAGCCATCGGAGGTGAAGGGGGACCGGTGCAAGTCCGTGCTGTTCGACGCTGTCATCCTCGCCAAGGTGCTGAGGGAGCTGGATGCGCAGCTGATGTGGAAGGTGGTGGCCAACGTGTGGGCAGAGATGCTCACGTATGCGGCGGGCAAGTGCCGGGGGAGCACGCACGTCCGGCAGctcagccgcggcggcgagctcatCACCTTGGTGTGGTTCCTCATGGCGCACATGGGGCTCGGCGACATGTACCAGATCCATGCCGGAGACGCCAAGGCCAAGCTCATCGTCCGCGACCAGTAG